Genomic segment of Candidatus Methylomirabilota bacterium:
GGCCGGGGAGCGGGACGAGGCGGCGCGGCAGTACCGAGAAGCGCGCCGGCTCGCGGCCGACGGCGTGATCGCCGAGCTGGCACGGCAGGAGCTCCGGATCGCGACGCTCAGGTGAGCGCGGAGGAAGGGCGATGTTGCGACAGGTACGGGACCTGCGGGGTCTGACCATCGCCGCCACCGACGGCGACATCGGGCGAGCGCACGATCTGTATCTCGACGACCATCGGTGGACGGTGCGCTCCCTGGTGGTCGATACCCGCCCCTGGCCGGCGGGCCGCCGAGTCCTCATCTCGCCGCACTCGGTGTTCCGCGCGGACTGGCCTCGGCGGAGACTGGAGGTGGCGCTGACGAAGGAGGAGATCCGGCGCCGCCCGGACATCGACACCGACCAGCCGGTGGCGGGCCGACCGGCGGTCAGCCTCCGGCGTGCGCGCCGGGTGGCGGGCTATGCCTTGCAGGCCCTCGACGGCGAGGTCGGGCACATCCACGACTTCGTGATCGACGACGAGACGTGGGTCATCCGCTACCTCGTGGCGGAGACCCGGGATTGGTGGCCCGGTAAGAAGGTTCTCGTGCCACGCGAGTGGATCGCCTGGGTGAGCTGGCTGGAGCTGAAGGTCCACGTGGACCTGCATCGCGAGATCCTCCGGCACGCGCCGGAATACGATCCGGCGCGCCCGATCCAGGGGGACGACGAGGCGCGTCTGGGGCGGTACTACGGGAGGCCGACGTGCCGGGCGTTTCGTGAGAACGGGAGGGGCGCCCGGCGGCGGAGATCCTCACGTGCTATCAATTGACGATATCACCGTGTTCGCTTAGGATGTCTCCATGGCGAACATGATCATCCGCAACCTCGATGACACCGTCGCCGAACGGCTCCGCCTCCAGGCCCGCCTGCGTGGCGTCTCGGTCGAGCAAGAGGCGCGACGGCTCCTCGCCCTGGGGACGGCGCTCTCGCGAAAGGAGATCGCGGCGCGGGCCCGGACCATCCGCGCTCGGCAGAAGCCGCATCGCTCCCGGGCTACCGCCCTGATCCGCGAAGACCGCCGGCGGTGAGGGCGCGTGAGCGCCCGGCGAGGTGGCCGGCGCGCGCCGCTCCGGTGGTCGTCGACGCCTCGATCGCTGTGCAGTGGTTCGCCAACGAGCCGGGATCTGACCATGCGACGCGGCTGATGGAAGGGCACGAGGTGCTGTTCGCCCCCGACATCATGCCGGTCGAGGCGGCCAACGGCTGGTGGAAGAAGGTCCGTCGCCGGGAAATGAGCGCCGCCGACCTGGACCAGGCCGTCGGCTATCTCCTGGCCCTCGGCGTCGAGTGGGTCCCCACGGGGCCTCTGCTCACCCGCGCCGCGCACCTGGCGACGGAGATCGATCACCCGGTCTACGATTGCGTCTACCTGGTGCTGTCGGCCAGCCGGGCCGCCCCCCTCGCGACCGCCGACGATCGGCTTCGGGGAGCAGCCCGGGGCCTCGGGGTGCGCCTGTGGGCTCCCTGATTCGGGGAACCCCGATGATGGGATCAGTCGGTTCCTGAATCGGCGAGGCCGAGACTCACGTCCACATTACGCCGGCACGACCGCGAGGCTCTCCACTTCCCGGAAATCGCGGTCGAACGTGGCGACGAAGGGCGCGCCACGGTGTTGGGCCACCGTGACGATCGCGGCGTCCGTGAAACTCAGGCGGCCGTGGCGTTGCGCGCGGAAGGTCTCCATGACGTCGAGGAACGTGTCAGACGAGGGCACGAACTCGACGTCGCGGGCCTGGAGCAGGATCGTGGCGACCCGCACGGCGGCGTCGAGCCCGCGGCGGGCGAGGAGCACGGTGACGACCTCCAGGAACACGTACTCGATGAGGAGGGCAGGGCCCCATTGGCCGGCCACCAGGCTCTCCATCGTGGCTACCGCCGCGCGGTGATGGACATCGCGTCGGTTGTGGTAGGCCACGAGAAAGCTGGAGTCGAGGACGATCATCACCAGCGGCGTCAGACGCCGTAGACGATGGCGTCGACCTGCTCGCTGAGCCGTTCGTTGCCTTTCGGATACGCTTCCGGCGTGAGATCGCGGAGACTCCCCCGCTTCCTGGTCGCTGTCGGCCTCGCGAGGTAGCACC
This window contains:
- a CDS encoding type II toxin-antitoxin system VapC family toxin; translation: MVVDASIAVQWFANEPGSDHATRLMEGHEVLFAPDIMPVEAANGWWKKVRRREMSAADLDQAVGYLLALGVEWVPTGPLLTRAAHLATEIDHPVYDCVYLVLSASRAAPLATADDRLRGAARGLGVRLWAP
- a CDS encoding PRC-barrel domain-containing protein, whose translation is MLRQVRDLRGLTIAATDGDIGRAHDLYLDDHRWTVRSLVVDTRPWPAGRRVLISPHSVFRADWPRRRLEVALTKEEIRRRPDIDTDQPVAGRPAVSLRRARRVAGYALQALDGEVGHIHDFVIDDETWVIRYLVAETRDWWPGKKVLVPREWIAWVSWLELKVHVDLHREILRHAPEYDPARPIQGDDEARLGRYYGRPTCRAFRENGRGARRRRSSRAIN
- a CDS encoding PIN domain-containing protein, which produces MIVLDSSFLVAYHNRRDVHHRAAVATMESLVAGQWGPALLIEYVFLEVVTVLLARRGLDAAVRVATILLQARDVEFVPSSDTFLDVMETFRAQRHGRLSFTDAAIVTVAQHRGAPFVATFDRDFREVESLAVVPA
- a CDS encoding plasmid stabilization protein — encoded protein: MANMIIRNLDDTVAERLRLQARLRGVSVEQEARRLLALGTALSRKEIAARARTIRARQKPHRSRATALIREDRRR